A single genomic interval of Spinacia oleracea cultivar Varoflay chromosome 6, BTI_SOV_V1, whole genome shotgun sequence harbors:
- the LOC130463687 gene encoding classical arabinogalactan protein 9-like: MALSRATLALVLIVVLVGSAFAQGPSAAPAPTTTTAATPAPVTVVVAPTPSTPAPLSVPPVAPMSPAQTPAMTPPPMAAATPSSVPSTEGPTSADAPGPDGEHHDEEEGDHSGHGHGNGAFVQGSSVALMAVLGAVAVFA; the protein is encoded by the coding sequence ATGGCTCTCTCACGCGCTACTCTTGCCCTAGTCCTCATTGTTGTCCTAGTCGGGTCAGCTTTCGCCCAAGGACCTTCCGCGGCCCCAGCCCCGACTACAACCACAGCCGCGACACCTGCGCCCGTCACAGTAGTCGTGGCCCCCACACCATCGACGCCTGCTCCCTTGTCGGTACCCCCAGTGGCCCCAATGTCCCCAGCCCAAACCCCAGCCATGACACCACCACCCATGGCTGCTGCTACTCCTTCATCTGTCCCGTCCACGGAGGGCCCCACCTCGGCCGACGCCCCGGGCCCAGATGGTGAACATCATGATGAGGAGGAGGGTGATCACAGTGGTCATGGTCATGGCAATGGTGCTTTTGTTCAAGGAAGCAGTGTGGCTTTGATGGCTGTCCTTGGAGCAGTCGCCGTCTTTGCCTAA